The Doryrhamphus excisus isolate RoL2022-K1 chromosome 1, RoL_Dexc_1.0, whole genome shotgun sequence genome includes a window with the following:
- the grm2b gene encoding glutamate receptor, metabotropic 2b isoform X2 codes for MQYSEKWRVRRTLVRRRRLPNESTDTTLTSLMSKVANLLRLFQIPQISYASTSAKLSDKSRYDYFARTVPADFYQAKAMAEILRYFNWTYVSTVASEGDYGETGIDAFQQEARSRQICIATSAKVSRSMNRQGFENVIRSLQQKSNAKVVILFTRSEDARELLVAAARMNVSFIWVASDGWGAQESVVRGSEMAADGAFTIELASYPIREFEDYFTKLNPYTNSRNPWFKEFWEHRFGCSLQEHGCSDRSLRDGTFEQESKIMFVVNAVYAMAYALHNMRQAVCSNTSKVCDAMKPGNGKRFYKEFILKTKFEAPFRPADTENMVRFDSVGDSISRYNIFHYHKEDGKFTYRKVGYWDQSLTLNTTLVHWRGPVPPTSQCSDPCRKNEVKSMQPGDVCCWICIPCQPYQYLQDEFTCADCGFGLWPLDNLTGCYDLPEEYIRWEDAWAIGPVTISCLGIMCTLSVVGLFFKHNETPVVKASGRELSYILLLGVLMCYSMTFIYIAKPSTAVCTLRRLGLGTSFAVCYSALLTKTNRIARIFSGVKDGAQRPRFISPASQVAICGALISCQLLVAIIWLLVEVPGVRKEVSPERRDVVTLKCNSRDSSMLMSLTYNCILIVLCTVYAFKTRKCPENFNEAKFIGFTMYTTCIIWLAFQPIFYVTASDYRVQTTTMCISVSLSGSVVLGCLFAPKIHIILFQPQKNVATLRVTANRFSATVSASASASASASAPSSSYSKGSASNYVPAVCNGREVVDSTTSSL; via the exons GTGGCCAACCTCCTGCGACTCTTCCAGATTCCTCAAATCAGCTACGCCTCCACCAGCGCCAAACTCAGCGATAAATCCCGCTATGACTACTTTGCCCGCACCGTGCCCGCCGACTTCTACCAGGCCAAGGCCATGGCAGAGATCCTCCGTTACTTCAACTGGACCTACGTCTCCACCGTGGCCTCAGAGGGCGACTACGGCGAGACGGGCATCGACGCCTTCCAGCAGGAGGCCCGCTCTCGGCAGATCTGCATCGCCACCTCGGCCAAGGTGAGCCGCTCCATGAACCGTCAGGGCTTCGAGAACGTGATCCGCTCCCTGCAGCAGAAGTCCAACGCCAAGGTGGTCATCCTGTTCACCCGCAGCGAGGACGCCCGGGAGCTCCTGGTGGCGGCCGCGCGCATGAACGTGTCATTCATCTGGGTCGCTAGCGACGGCTGGGGGGCGCAGGAGAGCGTGGTGAGAGGCAGCGAGATGGCGGCGGACGGAGCGTTCACCATCGAGCTGGCCTCCTATCCCATCAGAGAGTTTGAGGACTACTTCACCAAACTCAACCCTTACACCAACTCCAGGAACCCGTGGTTCAAAGAGTTCTGGGAGCACCGCTTCGGCTGCAGCCTGCAGGAGCACGGCTGCAGCGACCGCAGCCTCCGAGACGGAACTTTTGAGCAAGAGTCCAAGATCATGTTTGTGGTCAACGCGGTCTACGCCATGGCGTACGCGCTGCACAACATGAGGCAGGCGGTGTGCTCCAACACGTCCAAGGTGTGTGACGCCATGAAACCCGGGAACGGCAAAAGGTTCTACAAGGAGTTCATCCTCAAGACCAAGTTTGAAG CTCCATTCCGCCCCGCCGACACGGAGAACATGGTGCGCTTCGACTCGGTAGGCGACAGCATCAGCCGCTACAACATCTTCCACTACCACAAAGAAGACGGAAAGTTCACCTACAGGAAGGTGGGCTACTGGGACCAAAGCCTGACTCTGAACACCACGCTGGTGCACTGGCGAGGCCCAGTCCCGCCCACTTCACAGTGTAGCGACCCCTGCAGGAAGAACGAGGTGAAGAGCATGCAGCCTGGAGATGTTTGCTGCTGGATCTGCATCCCGTGTCAGCCCTATCAGTACCTGCAGGACGAGTTCACCTGCGCCGACTGCGGATTCGGCTTGTGGCCTCTGGATAACCTGACCGGCTGCTACGATCTTCCGGAGGAGTACATCCGCTGGGAGGACGCGTGGGCCATCGGGCCGGTCACCATCTCCTGCTTGGGAATAATGTGCACCCTGTCGGTGGTGGGTCTCTTCTTCAAGCACAACGAGACCCCCGTGGTGAAGGCGAGCGGACGCGAGCTCTCCTACATCCTCCTGTTGGGAGTCCTCATGTGCTACAGCATGACCTTCATCTACATCGCCAAACCGTCCACCGCCGTCTGCACCCTCCGGCGCCTGGGCCTGGGCACGTCCTTCGCCGTGTGCTACTCGGCCCTCCTCACCAAGACCAACCGAATCGCTCGCATCTTCAGCGGAGTCAAGGACGGAGCTCAGCGGCCTCGCTTCATCAGCCCGGCTTCCCAGGTGGCCATCTGCGGCGCCCTCATCTCCTGCCAGCTGCTGGTGGCCATCATCTGGCTCCTGGTGGAGGTGCCCGGCGTGAGGAAGGAGGTGAGCCCCGAGAGGAGAGACGTAGTCACCCTCAAGTGCAACAGCAGGGACTCCAGCATGCTCATGTCGCTCACCTACAACTGCATCCTCATCGTCCTCTGCACCGTCTACGCCTTCAAGACACGCAAGTGCCCGGAGAACTTCAACGAGGCCAAGTTCATTGGCTTCACCATGTACACCACCTGCATCATCTGGCTCGCCTTCCAGCCCATCTTCTACGTCACGGCCAGCGACTACAGG GTGCAGACCACCACCATGTGCATCTCTGTCAGTCTGAGCGGCTCGGTGGTTCTGGGCTGCCTCTTCGCTCCCAAGATCCACATCATCCTGTTCCAGCCTCAGAAGAACGTGGCCACGCTGCGGGTCACGGCCAACCGCTTCAGTGCCACGGTGTCGGCCTCCGCCTCCGCTTCAGCCTCCGCCTCTGCTCCCAGCTCCAGTTACTCCAAAG GATCTGCGTCCAATTACGTGCCAGCAGTTTGTAACGGCCGCGAGGTGGTGGACTCCACCACTTCCTCTTTGTGA
- the rrp9 gene encoding U3 small nucleolar RNA-interacting protein 2 isoform X1 produces the protein MSSSFFMKASQKPKLRKTGKNATVSKRKGDGDSGGKVKSKKLNSKYNEEISSDSETESPVVGKKRQSKNEHEYDETPQEKKLRLAKLYLSQLKEEEENKDEDKSFETELIAGRLQDEVLEQKGKLQRLIAKDLLPPDASEIRLLRGHKLPITCLVISPDDKYIFSAAKDCSIIKWDVESGKKLSVIPGGRKGTEDRHVGHTAHILCMSITSDGKYLATGDMNKLIMIWEAETCKYVYKFTGHKGPVSGISFRKGTHDLYSASHDRSVKVWNVDENAYVETLFGHQDAIMGLDSLSRERCVTAGGRDRSVRVWKIAEESQLVFHGHEGSIDCVQLINEEHMVTGADDGSVCLWSVNKKKPLSTVKQAHGCHGDAGLEQPHWVAAVAALQNSDVVASGASGCSSNSQVQLWKCGQNYRGLEPLFSVPLVGFVNSLKFSHSGHFLVAGVGQEHRLGRWWRQKEAKNGVCIIPLKRKPPSQEEASLDN, from the exons ATGTCTTCGTCTTTCTTTATGAAGGCGTCACAGAAGCCTAAATTAAGAAAAACGGGGAAAAATGCAACTGTTTCCAAACGCAAA GGTGACGGCGATTCCGGTGGTAAAGTGAAAAGCAAGAAACTGAACTCAAAATACAACGAAGAGATTTCCAGCGACTCCGAGACAGAGAG TCCCGTAGTTGGCAAGAAAAGGCAGTCCAAAAACGAACATGAATATGATGAGACGCCACAGGAGAAGAAGCTTAGATTAGCCAAACTTTACCTGAGTCAGCTCAAGGAAGAAG AAGAAAACAAGGATGAAGACAAGTCGTTTGAGACTGAGCTGATTGCTGGGAGGCTTCAAGACGAAGTG CTTGAACAAAAAGGAAAACTTCAGCGACTTATTGCCAAAGAT cTACTGCCGCCTGATGCTTCTGAAATCCGTCTTCTAAGAGGGCACAAGCTGCCCATCACCTGCCTGGTCATAAGTCCCGACGACAAGTACATCTTCTCTGCTGCGAAAGACTGCTCCATCATCAAGT GGGATGTTGAGAGCGGTAAAAAGCTGAGCGTCATACCCGGTGGTAGGAAAGGTACGGAGGATCGCCATGTCGGACACACAGCTCACATCCTCTGTATGTCCATAACATCAGATGGCAAATACTTG GCCACTGGTGACATGAACAAGCTGATCATGATTTGGGAGGCTGAAACGTGCAAATATGTCTACAAATTCACAGGACACAAAGGCCCTGTGTCG GGTATCTCATTCAGGAAGGGTACTCACGACTTGTACAGCGCTTCACATGATCGCTCCGTCAAAGTGTGGAACGTGGACGAAAATGCCTACGTGGAGACTCT CTTTGGCCATCAGGACGCCATCATGGGCTTGGACAGTCTGAGCCGAGAGCGCTGCGTGACGGCCGGCGGGCGCGACCGCTCCGTGCGCGTGTGGAAAATCGCAGAGGAGTCGCAGCTGGTCTTCCACGGACACGA GGGTTCAATTGATTGCGTCCAGCTGATTAATGAGGAGCACATGGTCACAGGAGCCGACGACGG CTCTGTGTGTCTTTGGAGCGTCAACAAGAAGAAGCCGCTCAGCACGGTGAAACAGGCTcacggttgccatggagatgccGGTCTGGAGCAGCCTCATTGGGTAGCCGCCGTGGCCGCGCTTCAGAACTCCGACGTCGTAGCCTCAGGTGCTTCTGGCT GTTCCAGCAACTCTCAGGTGCAGCTGTGGAAGTGCGGTCAGAACTATCGAGGACTGGAGCCTCTCTTTAGCGTCCCACTG GTGGGCTTTGTCAACAGCTTAAAGTTTTCCCACTCTGGTCACTTCTTAGTAGCAGGAGTCGGACAGGAGCACAG GTTGGGCCGATGGTGGCGACAAAAGGAGGCCAAGAACGGGGTCTGCATCATTCCCCTTAAAAGGAAACCTCCCAGCCAAGAAGAAGCAAGCTTGGACAACTGA
- the rrp9 gene encoding U3 small nucleolar RNA-interacting protein 2 isoform X2 has product MSSSFFMKASQKPKLRKTGKNATVSKRKGDGDSGGKVKSKKLNSKYNEEISSDSETESPVVGKKRQSKNEHEYDETPQEKKLRLAKLYLSQLKEEEENKDEDKSFETELIAGRLQDEVLEQKGKLQRLIAKDLLPPDASEIRLLRGHKLPITCLVISPDDKYIFSAAKDCSIIKWDVESGKKLSVIPGGRKGTEDRHVGHTAHILCMSITSDGKYLATGDMNKLIMIWEAETCKYVYKFTGHKGPVSGISFRKGTHDLYSASHDRSVKVWNVDENAYVETLFGHQDAIMGLDSLSRERCVTAGGRDRSVRVWKIAEESQLVFHGHEGSIDCVQLINEEHMVTGADDGSVCLWSVNKKKPLSTVKQAHGCHGDAGLEQPHWVAAVAALQNSDVVASGSSNSQVQLWKCGQNYRGLEPLFSVPLVGFVNSLKFSHSGHFLVAGVGQEHRLGRWWRQKEAKNGVCIIPLKRKPPSQEEASLDN; this is encoded by the exons ATGTCTTCGTCTTTCTTTATGAAGGCGTCACAGAAGCCTAAATTAAGAAAAACGGGGAAAAATGCAACTGTTTCCAAACGCAAA GGTGACGGCGATTCCGGTGGTAAAGTGAAAAGCAAGAAACTGAACTCAAAATACAACGAAGAGATTTCCAGCGACTCCGAGACAGAGAG TCCCGTAGTTGGCAAGAAAAGGCAGTCCAAAAACGAACATGAATATGATGAGACGCCACAGGAGAAGAAGCTTAGATTAGCCAAACTTTACCTGAGTCAGCTCAAGGAAGAAG AAGAAAACAAGGATGAAGACAAGTCGTTTGAGACTGAGCTGATTGCTGGGAGGCTTCAAGACGAAGTG CTTGAACAAAAAGGAAAACTTCAGCGACTTATTGCCAAAGAT cTACTGCCGCCTGATGCTTCTGAAATCCGTCTTCTAAGAGGGCACAAGCTGCCCATCACCTGCCTGGTCATAAGTCCCGACGACAAGTACATCTTCTCTGCTGCGAAAGACTGCTCCATCATCAAGT GGGATGTTGAGAGCGGTAAAAAGCTGAGCGTCATACCCGGTGGTAGGAAAGGTACGGAGGATCGCCATGTCGGACACACAGCTCACATCCTCTGTATGTCCATAACATCAGATGGCAAATACTTG GCCACTGGTGACATGAACAAGCTGATCATGATTTGGGAGGCTGAAACGTGCAAATATGTCTACAAATTCACAGGACACAAAGGCCCTGTGTCG GGTATCTCATTCAGGAAGGGTACTCACGACTTGTACAGCGCTTCACATGATCGCTCCGTCAAAGTGTGGAACGTGGACGAAAATGCCTACGTGGAGACTCT CTTTGGCCATCAGGACGCCATCATGGGCTTGGACAGTCTGAGCCGAGAGCGCTGCGTGACGGCCGGCGGGCGCGACCGCTCCGTGCGCGTGTGGAAAATCGCAGAGGAGTCGCAGCTGGTCTTCCACGGACACGA GGGTTCAATTGATTGCGTCCAGCTGATTAATGAGGAGCACATGGTCACAGGAGCCGACGACGG CTCTGTGTGTCTTTGGAGCGTCAACAAGAAGAAGCCGCTCAGCACGGTGAAACAGGCTcacggttgccatggagatgccGGTCTGGAGCAGCCTCATTGGGTAGCCGCCGTGGCCGCGCTTCAGAACTCCGACGTCGTAGCCTCAG GTTCCAGCAACTCTCAGGTGCAGCTGTGGAAGTGCGGTCAGAACTATCGAGGACTGGAGCCTCTCTTTAGCGTCCCACTG GTGGGCTTTGTCAACAGCTTAAAGTTTTCCCACTCTGGTCACTTCTTAGTAGCAGGAGTCGGACAGGAGCACAG GTTGGGCCGATGGTGGCGACAAAAGGAGGCCAAGAACGGGGTCTGCATCATTCCCCTTAAAAGGAAACCTCCCAGCCAAGAAGAAGCAAGCTTGGACAACTGA
- the LOC131135583 gene encoding uncharacterized protein LOC131135583, which produces MPPKREAGASPSQPPVKMLKINTVPQEAGPMEDKFGLADESTYSPFLSTEEFEEIEVGTSPGIRTDTISLLMKIEQLQAQLKYERRCRVLAERELRELKEMNTLMMQMRHTAHELRATLDHVLQGGDPVMAAHNSQDEAMSFLAEHEAGMVSDITEDNHDVLYLAENLRVPRNLYERVAEIADYKKYTSALLMMLFDRETLATHSLQGRRNTITGEDCHKPQLPPDILRSIIDHVALKFGVDSSQIKTAIRTKLNNEDKLLKKRLGLVKGEHKASVDASLLGDNASI; this is translated from the exons ATGCCTCCTAAGAGAGAAGCCGGAGCGTCTCCATCTCAACCGCCGGTAAAGATGCTAAAGATCAACACGGTCCCACAGGAGGCTGGTCCAATGGAAGACAAGTTCGGCTTGGCCGACGAGTCCACTTACTCCCCCTTTCTCAGCACCGAG GAATTTGAAGAGATCGAAGTCGGTACTAGTCCAGGCATCCGAACCGACACCATCAGCCTGCTGATGAAGATAGAGCAGCTGCAGGCCCAGCTCAAGTATGAACGCAGATGTCGAGTTTTGGCAGAGAGAGAGCTGCGGGAGCTGAAAG AGATGAACACGCTCATGATGCAAATGAGACACACGGCTCACGAACTGCGAGCCACTCTGGATCACGTCCTCCAAGGCGGTGACCCGGTGATGGCGGCGCACAACTCTCAGGACGAAGCCATGTCTTTCCTGGCGGAGCACGAAGCCGGCATGGTGTCAGACATAACGGAG GATAACCACGACGTGCTGTACCTCGCCGAGAACCTCAGAGTTCCACGGAATCTTTACGAACGCGTCGCCGAAATCGCAGACTACAAGAAGTACACCTCGGCGCTGCTCATGATGCTTTTCGACAGAGAGACCCTGGCCACGCACTCTCTGCAGGGACGTAGGAACACCATCACTGGGGAGGACTGCCACAAACCTCAGCTGCCACCTGACATCCTCCGAAGCATCATAG atCACGTGGCGTTGAAATTCGGCGTGGACAGCAGCCAGATCAAAACGGCCATCCGGACCAAGCTAAACAACGAGGACAAACTGTTGAAGAAGAGACTGGGTTTGGTAAAAGGAGAACACAAAGCGAGCGTAGATGCGTCGCTGCTCGGCGACAACGCATCGATATGA
- the cav4a gene encoding caveolin-2, with translation MDVSRKGGDLEEVEIDLGDSSDPEELDDGEQTPWRAPPAPQDQEENIHTSSLVDISDTKPLLDVRDPRGINDCLKVTFEDVIAEPASVRSGDRVWIWSHALFEVSRVWMYRIFTALLAIPVSLLSGILFAVLSCVHIWMVGPCLRGILIGTRWLQSLWDVVLDVIVGPLLTSAGRCCGGFSVHLAEE, from the exons ATGGACGTGTCGAGGAAGGGAGGAGATTTGGAGGAAGTGGAGATTGACCTGGGGGATTCCAGTGACCCCGAGGAGCTGGATGACGGCGAGCAGACGCCATGGAGGGCCCCCCCTGCCCCGCAGGACCAAGAGGAAAACATTCATACGTCTTCTTTGGTGGATATCAGCGATACCAAACCTCTGCTCGACGTCAGAGACCCTCGAGGGATCAATGACTGCCTCAAG GTGACATTTGAGGACGTCATCGCCGAGCCAGCGTCGGTGCGCAGTGGTGACCGAGTGTGGATTTGGAGCCACGCCCTGTTTGAAGTGAGCAGAGTGTGGATGTACAGGATATTCACGGCGCTTCTGGCCATTCCCGTGTCCCTCCTCTCCGGAATCCTCTTTGCCGTCCTCAGCTGCGTCCACATCTG GATGGTAGGCCCGTGCCTCAGGGGCATTCTTATCGGAACTCGATGGCTGCAGAGCCTGTGGGACGTGGTTTTGGATGTCATCGTGGGCCCCCTGCTGACCAGCGCGGGGCGATGCTGTGGGGGCTTCAGCGTTCATCTGGCTGAGGAATGA
- the LOC131128318 gene encoding isotocin receptor-like yields MEDFLPRPHNTSWSNSTNATRVNALKRNDEVAKVEVAVLVLVLLLALSGNLCVLCAVRTANHRQSRMLYFMRHLSIADLVVAVFQVLPQLIWDITFRFYGPDVLCRLVKYAQVVGMFASTYMLVLMSVDRCLAVCQPLRPVRTSRDRVCVGASWLLSLIFSTPQVYIFSLREVGDGVYDCWGDFVQPWGARAYITWMSLSIYILPVGVLAVCYGLICVKIWQNFNLKTRREHFLTLAPKGARHLCRVSSVRLISKAKIRTVKMTFVVVLAYVVCWTPFFFVQMWSAWDPAAPREDAAFIIAMLLASLNSCCNPWIYMFFAGPMFQGVMHGFFCCCCSCTRHHLSASSYGRRHSKASSSYAMEKASSQRSLSHTSSTHTEIK; encoded by the exons ATGGAGGACTTTTTACCCCGTCCCCACAACACGTCATGGTCCAACTCCACCAACGCCACCCGTGTCAACGCTTTAAAACGCAACGACGAGGTGGCCAAGGTGGAGGTGGCCGTGCTGGTTCTGGTTCTCCTGCTGGCCCTCAGCGGCAACCTGTGCGTCCTGTGCGCCGTCCGCACCGCCAATCACCGCCAGTCTCGGATGCTGTACTTCATGAGGCACCTCAGCATCGCCGACTTGGTGGTGGCCGTCTTCCAGGTGCTCCCGCAGCTCATTTGGGACATCACGTTCAGGTTCTACGGGCCCGACGTGCTGTGCAGGCTGGTGAAATACGCCCAAGTGGTGGGCATGTTTGCGTCCACCTACATGCTGGTGTTGATGTCCGTGGACAGGTGCCTGGCCGTGTGTCAGCCTCTCAGACCCGTGCGCACAAGCAGGGACCGCGTGTGCGTGGGCgcgtcctggctgctcagtctAATATTCAGTACGCCTCAGGTGTACATCTTCTCCCTGCGGGAAGTCGGGGACGGCGTGTATGACTGCTGGGGGGACTTTGTGCAGCCGTGGGGGGCCCGGGCGTACATAACGTGGATGAGCCTCAGCATCTACATCCTCCCCGTGGGCGTCCTCGCCGTGTGCTACGGTCTCATCTGCGTGAAAATATGGCAGAATTTCAACCTCAAGACCAGGAGGGAGCACTTCCTGACTCTGGCACCGAAGGGCGCCCGCCACCTGTGTCGGGTCAGCAGCGTCAGGCTCATCTCCAAAGCCAAGATCCGCACCGTCAAGATGACTTTTGTGGTGGTGTTGGCCTACGTCGTGTGCTGGACACCGTTTTTCTTCGTACAGATGTGGTCTGCCTGGGACCCTGCAGCTCCCAGGGAGG ACGCCGCCTTCATCATCGCCATGTTGCTGGCCAGTCTGAACAGCTGCTGTAACCCTTGGATCTACATGTTCTTCGCCGGTCCCATGTTCCAGGGGGTCATGCATggcttcttctgctgctgctgctcttgcACACGCCACCATTTGTCTGCGTCCTCCTACGGCCGCCGCCACAGCAAGGCCTCCTCCAGCTACGCCATGGAGAAGGCCAGCAGCCAGAGGAGCCTGTCACACACGTCCAGCACACACACTGAGATAAAATAG